The proteins below are encoded in one region of Brassica napus cultivar Da-Ae chromosome A6, Da-Ae, whole genome shotgun sequence:
- the LOC106407163 gene encoding zinc finger protein NUTCRACKER, which translates to MTGEVLKTVSSGSAAFAPSSSTLDHDESLINPPVVKKKRNLPGNPDPEAEVIALSPKTLMATNRFLCEVCGKGFQRDQNLQLHRRGHNLPWKLKQRTSKEVRKRVYVCPENTCVHHDPARALGDLTGIKKHFCRKHGEKKWTCEKCAKRYAVHSDYKAHSKTCGTREYRCDCGTIFSRRDSFITHRAFCDALAEETAKINAASHLNGLSAAGTVGMNLNYQYLMGTLNPPLQPFVPQPPTNQNHHHHFLPPPPSSSSSLSLWMGQDIAPTSQTQPQDYEWVFANAKAASGCINNNNHNDHITQTANASSTTTATLSVPSLFSSDQTQSPNANVNMSATALLQKAAEIGANSTTATSTNPSAFLKSFPLKSSDQTTTSYDDGEKFFALFGSNNNIGVVSNSHDQETENVRNDVTVASAMDELQNYPWKRRKVDGGGEGGGGGQTRDFLGVGVQTLCQPSSINGWI; encoded by the exons ATGACAGGTGAAGTTCTTAAGACTGTTTCTAGCGGATCTGCAGCATTTGCTCCGAGCTCATCAACTCTGGATCACGATGAATCTCTCATCAATCCTCCTGTTGTTAAGAAGAAGAGAAATCTCCCTGGAAATCCTG ATCCGGAAGCTGAAGTCATAGCTTTATCTCCCAAGACCTTGATGGCTACGAATCGGTTCCTATGCGAGGTCTGTGGTAAAGGTTTCCAAAGAGACCAGAACTTACAGCTTCATCGTCGAGGACACAATCTTCCATGGAAGCTAAAGCAGAGGACAAGCAAAGAAGTGAGGAAACGTGTCTATGTTTGCCCGGAAAATACTTGTGTCCACCATGACCCCGCTAGAGCTCTGGGCGATCTCACCGGTATCAAAAAACATTTCTGTAGGAAACACGGCGAAAAGAAGTGGACGTGCGAGAAATGTGCCAAGAGATACGCTGTTCATTCTGATTATAAAGCTCATTCGAAAACTTGTGGTACTAGAGAGTACCGTTGCGACTGTGGCACCATTTTCTCcag GCGAGACAGCTTCATCACCCATAGAGCATTTTGCGATGCCTTAGCTGAAGAAACCGCCAAAATAAACGCAGCATCTCATCTTAACGGTTTATCCGCGGCTGGAACCGTTGGAATGAATCTGAACTATCAATATCTCATGGGAACACTCAACCCACCGCTTCAACCATTTGTACCGCAACCACCAACAAATCAAAACCACCATCACCATTTTCTACCGCCACCTCCGTCATCCTCTTCCTCCCTCTCCCTATGGATGGGCCAAGACATCGCCCCAACGTCTCAAACGCAACCGCAAGACTACGAGTGGGTTTTCGCAAACGCTAAGGCTGCGTCCGGGtgcattaataataataatcacaaTGACCACATTACACAAACCGCAAACGCCAGCTCGACCACTACTGCTACTCTCTCTGTCCCTTCTTTGTTCAGCAGTGACCAAACACAAAGCCCAAACGCAAACGTGAACATGTCCGCCACTGCGTTGCTACAAAAAGCGGCTGAAATTGGCGCCAATTCGACGACGGCAACGAGCACTAACCCGTCGGCGTTTCTCAaaagtttcccgctaaaatccTCTGACCAAACCACAACTAGTTATGATGACGGTGAAAAGTTCTTTGCTTTGTTCGGAAGTAACAACAACATTGGAGTAGTGAGTAATAGTCATGATCAGGAGACTGAGAACGTTAGAAACGACGTTACGGTTGCGTCTGCAATGGATGAACTACAGAATTACCCCTGGAAACGTAGAAAAGTTGATGGTGGAGGAGAAGGTGGTGGAGGAGGGCAAACTCGAGATTTCCTTGGGGTCGGTGTACAAACGTTGTGCCAACCATCGTCTATCAATGGATGGATTTGA
- the LOC125609879 gene encoding glutathione S-transferase T2-like: MDSTNPYTETGNFVNLLTSQQGCVPPQAFRYDGFSHGGEVGSPQVPVYGEETPPEGRSRKKWGLTEDVVLISAWLNTSKDPVVGNEQRAGAFWKRIAAYFAASPKVQGGEKRESIQCKQRWQKINDLVSKFSGSYEAATRQKTSGMNENDVVKLAHEIFHNDHKLKFNLQHAWEELRFDQKWCEVASSKLDGSRQKRKCDDGAQSESSHATPNDGEPRPPGVKASKRGIGKRTNEGLKDVSEIKSLWAIKEKDLEVKERLSRMGLLETLIAKKEPLSDFEEALKTKLLSEMLGGSV; encoded by the exons ATGGATTCAACAAATCCATATACTGAGACCGGCAATTTTGTTAACCTTCTTACAAGTCAACAAGGTTGTGTCCCTCCTCAAGCCTTTCGTTATGATGGTTTCTCGCATGGTGGGGAGGTCGGATCACCACAAGTCCCTGTCTATGGTGAAGAGACACCACCTGAGGGACGATCGAGGAAGAAATGGGGTCTCACCGAGGATGTTGTGCTTATTAGCGCATGGTTGAACACCAGCAAGGACCCTGTTGTTGGCAACGAGCAACGGGCTGGTGCTTTCTGGAAGCGGATAGCTGCTTACTTTGCAGCTAGTCCAAAGGTGCAAGGTGGTGAAAAGCGAGAGTCAATCCAGTGCAAGCAGAGGTGGCAGAAGATAAACGATCTCGTCTCCAAGTTTTCTGGATCCTATGAGGCGGCAACAAGACAGAAGACAAGTGGAATGAATGAGAACGATGTAGTTAAGCTGGCACACGAGATCTTCCACAATGATCACAAGTTGAAATTCAATCTTCAACATGCGTGGGAGGAGCTGCGGTTTGACCAGAAATGGTGTGAAGTAGCTAGTAGTAAGCTTGATGGAAGCAGGCAGAAACGCAAGTGTGACGATGGGGCTCAGTCCGAAAGCTCTCACGCAACCCCCAATGATGGTGAGCCACGTCCTCCTGGTGTTAAGGCATCAAAACGAGGCATTGGTAAGAGAACCAATGAAGGCCTCAAGGATGTCTCAGAGATAAAGAGCTTGTGGGCAATTAAGGAGAAAGATTTGGAAGTGAAAGAAAGATTGTCCAGGATGGGCCTGCTTGAGACTCTCATTGCCAAAAAAGAGCCTCTCTCTGACTTTGAAGAAGCTTTAAAGACGAAGCTTCTTTCAGAAATGTTGG GCGGCTCAGTGTAG
- the LOC106410436 gene encoding fasciclin-like arabinogalactan protein 9, which produces MATIHLTLAPLLILAAVFLSTEITAQPAAPAPGPAAPTNITAILEKGGQFATFIHLLNTTRVGDQINIQVNSSSEGMTVFAPTDNAFQNLKPGTLNKLSYEDQVKLILYHVSPKFYTLDDLLSVSNPVRTQASGRDGAVYGLNFTSQGNQVNVSTGFVETRVSNALRKERPLAVYVVDMVLLPEEMFGENKVSPAAPGPKSNSPDVSDDQEKAGAPSDKSGSGEMKAGLGLALGLVFLCLKLVV; this is translated from the coding sequence GGCAACCATTCATCTAACTTTAGCTCCTCTCCTCATCCTCGCCGCTGTCTTCCTCTCCACGGAGATAACTGCTCAGCCCGCCGCTCCAGCTCCTGGTCCTGCCGCTCCGACCAACATCACGGCGATCCTTGAAAAAGGCGGTCAATTCGCTACTTTTATCCATCTTTTAAACACAACACGAGTCGGAGACCAAATCAACATCCAAGTCAACAGCTCATCAGAAGGCATGACCGTGTTTGCACCAACAGACAACGCTTTCCAAAACCTTAAACCAGGAACCCTAAACAAACTAAGCTACGAGGACCAAGTGAAACTCATTCTTTACCATGTTAGTCCCAAGTTCTACACATTGGATGATCTTCTCTCCGTGAGTAACCCGGTAAGGACTCAAGCTTCAGGACGAGACGGCGCGGTTTATGGACTTAATTTCACCAGTCAAGGGAACCAAGTCAACGTATCAACCGGTTTCGTTGAAACACGTGTCAGTAATGCATTAAGAAAAGAACGTCCTCTTGCGGTTTACGTGGTGGACATGGTATTGTTGCCGGAAGAGATGTTTGGAGAAAACAAGGTCTCGCCAGCGGCACCTGGTCCAAAATCAAATTCTCCTGATGTCTCCGATGACCAAGAGAAAGCAGGGGCTCCATCGGATAAGTCTGGCTCCGGTGAGATGAAGGCTGGATTAGGGTTGGCTCTTGGACTTGTTTTCTTATGTTTGAAACTCGTCGTTTGA